AAGACTTCGCCacaacccaggctcccctggaaaCACAGAGGACACTCTCACCCTCACCCTAAGCTTCCCCAGAAATCCAGCCCCTTTCTGCAGGACGTAGGGATCCCGGCTCCCAGCTTCCTTCAGACCCAGAaatccaggcccccagccctcgCCTCCCTCAGACCCAGCAATCTGAACTCCCAGCCCTCCCAGCCCTGAAGGCTCTCTGGGGTGGTTGGGGAACCTTGCTGAGCTCTGTGTtcctccaggcccagatgggggAACCCCGGGCTGGGGCCCCCCTGGACGATGGCAGTGGCTGGacaggaagtgaggaaggaagcgAGGAGGGCACCGGCGGCAgcgagggggctgggggagatggGGGCCCAGACGCAGAAGGTGTGTGGAGTCCAGACATCGAGCAGAGCTTCCAGGAGGCCCTGGCGATCTACCCACCATGTGGCCGGCGGAAAATCATCCTGTCTGATGAAGGCAAGATGTATGGTGAGTCCACCCCTCTCTTTTGTCTTTGGCCCCCACTGATTAATACAGATCACGACCAACATGTCTGGAGCCTTAAATGGCGTTAAGGTCCAAGCACATTGTATGCTCACAGGGACTCAGGCAGGAGCCGCCATCGCTGTTTgcacaaaggaggaaactgaggcacagaaaggttcaGTGATTTGCCGAAGGTCACAGAACCAGTAGGCGgtgaagctgggatttgagcccgggcgggtctggctccaaagcctgagGCGGTAACGCCTCTTCCACACGGCGGTCCCAGCTGGCCGCCATTgcttctgtccccttccctggTGTCCTGTTTGTTGGGAAGTCCCGCGAAGGTCTAACTCTGTTCCATCTTTGACTCTTCAGGTCGGAATGAACTGATTGCCCGCTACATCAAGCTGAGAACAGGGAAGACCCGAACCCGCAAACAGGTCTCAGGACTGACTTGTGGGCTTCTCTCTGGGGCGGGCTTGTCTTCTTGGGGCCATCCTACCATGGGTGGGTTCAGGTTCCAGAAGGATCTGGTTCGTGTGCTTTTGTCTGTCTTGGCTGGCACCTCTGTTAGTTTGCTGTACTGTGCCTATTTTGGTATGGATTTCTTCCCAGTGTGTTAGAGAGGGAGCTGGACCGAAAGAGCCAAAGACCGGATTTGCTGGGTCTGGGGAAGATGAGTAGGGTTAATGAGAAGAGACTAGCCTCTGTGGACACATCTGTGTCAGCAAAGCACCTGCGACAGCTACCATGTTCTGTGTGTTTGTGATCTTTCATGTTCTGGTAGCTCCGGGGGGCACCcggagggtgggaagggagagggcatGCAAGAGGCAAGTGGCGGTGGCCTGAATCCCTTCTTTGTCACTCCCCGCAGGTCTCTAGCCACATCCAGGTTCTGGCTCGAAGGAAATCAAGGGAAATCCAGTCCAAGCTCAAGGTATAGACTAAGGCAGACACCCAGAGCAAAGGGGACTGAGACcctgagagagggggacagaaacccagagagagggggacagagaccaagggagagggggcagagacccagagaatgggggacagaggatcagaaagaGGGGACCCAAAGAGacccaaagagaaagagggacagaggttcagagagagggagacagagacccagagagagaggtCAACAGAAatccagagaaagggggacagagagaccCAGAGTGGGTAACAGAGAaccagagatggggacagagtcACACAGAGAGGTAGACAGATTGAGGAAGAAGAGATCCAGGGTGGGGGGTTCGTGGCCCAGCCAGGGGGGGTGGATAGAAGCCCTGGGTGGGGAAGAGATTcgtagagagaggggaacagagattTAGCTGAGGGCAGGCAAGAAGGATAGGGTGTCAGGCCTCTCCTCTGGCTACTGCaatcttccccctccctctcctctcctcctgatGGTCCCCCCTTCCCATCTTGTGCTATGAGAACCTCCTCTTCGTCTCTTTCTGGTTCATCTTCCCATTTTTTTGGTCCCTGGCTGGCCTGCCTATTGTTTCCGTGTCCAGAAATCTTCACTTTGTTTGGAGATATTCACAtcccttttcttcattctctggATTTCCGCTTCCCTCTTGGCCTGAGACCCTCATGTTCTCCTCCTCTGGGTGTGaggggtttggttttgttttattttgtttgcgcCTCTTCCTTTGGATTTGGGGACCACCacttcctgttccttttttttttgtacccagaagcctccctctcctttctctccaggtctaaaaaaaaatcacttctggtCTTTTCTGGACCTCGCTGTCCTGTCTCTATCCTGTCCAAGCTAGGGAATGTTCGCTGCCTATTCCCTCGGGGTCTGAAATGCTCATTTCCTGTTGCCTGCATATCCGGAAACCTTGACTTCCGGCTCTTTCTTGACCTAGAAACCCTCATGCTGTGTACTGTCTTATATTCTGGGTATAGGAGCCCCTTTCCCCCTCAAGGCCTggccctctctccttcctgttccATATTCATCCTTGctcccccttcctcccatttTTCAGCTCAGGGTGGGGGAGCTATAGGGATTGAGAGGGCAGGAAGGTGAGAACTCAGGCCTCACTTCCTAagtcatgttttctttcctcctttggcaccctcccccacccccacgggcAGGCCTTGAATGTGGTAAGTGCCCCTGCCCATCCTACCCCTCCGCTCCTTTCCCCCAGACATTCCTGAGggggccaggaggggcagagggctgtAGGAAGAAGGATTTGTGCCCTCCCCCAATCGCCTTGACTCCCcaactctgcctctcccctcgcTTGCCCTTCCCTGGCGTTGACCTACCCCTGCTGTGCCAACTGGGACTCCCCGTTAATGCGGACCCCCAACTTCTCCTCCAGGACCAGGTTTCCAAGGACAAGGCTTTCCAGACAATGGCCACCATGTCCTCAGCCCAGCTCATCTCAGCACCTTCCCTGCAGGCCAAACTGGGTCCTGCTGGTCCTCAGGTGGCttagggattgtgggaggggtggggctgcGGTTTCAAAAGGGGACTGACTGACTGACCcccttcttttgtctctttttcaggCCTCTGAGCTTTTCCAATTTTGGTCAGGGGGCTCTGGGTCCCCCTGGAATGTTCCAGAGTGAGTACTTTCTGTTCTGGGTCAGCATCCCCCAGGCCTGTTTCCTCCACACAGACCTTCCTTACCCCACCTTCCAGCTCCCAACTCCTTTGTGAGCACGGATTCTGCAGCTAGctatctggatttgaatcccagagAGGAGGCTGTGTGATGGTCTGGAGAATAGGATGAGGCCTGAGCTGGCACAGCAAAGGGGGACAGGACAGAGAGAGtcaggaggaggggtggggctggggcctcATGGGTTGGGAGccaaggggcagaggaaaggacCGTGCCTGGGGTCTTGCTGGTGACTGGGGTTGGTGGCACGGTCCGGAGATATGTGtcccggggcaggggcaggtttggggaagaaaggagCTCAGTGTGGGACTGGATGAATGTGTGAGGCCAGGAAGATGTCCACGGGGATAATGGCATCCCAGTGAGATTGTCTGGACCCCAGAGGCTCATGGGTAGGCTTGTTCCCATCCCACAGAGGTGTTCTTGGGCCTGAGGGGAGAGCAGGAGTCTTCTCTCAGAGTcgaaaggaagaaaataggtcCCCAAAGTACATGGGAATGTCTATTTTAGCCCTGAGAGAGCCCTAAGGGTGACGGAATGTGTTTCCAGCCTAGCAGAATAGAAACAGGCCCCAGAGACTCATGGGAAGTGCAGTTTTCAGCCCAGAGAGGAGCCAGTGGATCGAAGCTGGGTGTTGGTGGGGCATTGTGGCCTCAGGACAGTGACGAGTGGCGTTGAGGGTGTTGCCAGAGCGAGTGAAGTGCCATGCTGTGGCATCTGGGCTCCACGGAGAGAAGAAagttccctgggggggggggggtgctgggacGCTGGAAAAGATCAGGACAGGTCCCCTTGGCTGAAGGAACTGCAGGTTTGCAGGAAGGAGGCTGAGCTGGAAGGAGGGGTGGGTCGGCACTGGGGTCCCACCGTTAGGGGAGCTAATAGTCAACGGGGAGACAAATGTTAACGAACTCATCACCTGCCTAAACACAGAATCGAAGAGTATGTGATATGGTGCGGAGGACTGCAACAGGTTCTGGGTTGAGGAAGAGAGTTCTGGGGGTTTCTCTGAGGAGATAACGTTGAAGGCAGGCAGAGTAGGACTTAACCAGGTAAAGAAGGGGGGTTGGGAATATTTTAGGCAGTGAAAACAGCATGTGCAAGATCCTGAGGTCTGGTGAGTTCCAGGAAATGAGAGAAGGTATTAAGCCACCGGCCAGTCcgatgtttattgagcacctgttaaGTGCCTGGTCCTCCGTTTAGATTGGGACGCAGCATTACATAAGTGAGACagaatccctgccttcatggagctgaCGTGtttggagaggggaggagaccgacagtaaacacataaataagcaTTCATGCGAAAGGAATAAGTGCAGGAAGTAAAGCAGGGTGTATGTGCTCTATTTAGACAGGTGTCAAGAAGGGCCACTCTGAAGGGGTGGCGTGTGGCCAGCAGCCCTGATGACAAGAGATGAAGTCAGTGGGTAGGGTACTGGGGTTGAGATTTCAGAATTGGGATGATGAGTACTGGGCCAAGGGCCCTGGGAGTCGAGATCTGAAGGTCCCTGGAGTTTGTGTCTTTCTGATTCTGgtcttttgacttttaaaattatttatttattaaaaaaaatttttttaaatgtttatttttgagagagagagagagagagagagagagagagacaggggagggcgacggcgggggagggggcgagggagacacagaatctgaagcaggctccaggctctgagctgtcagcacagagcctgacgccgggcttgaactcatggactgtgagatcatgacctgaagtcagacactcaacctactgagccacccaggtgcccctggacttttaaaaaaaatttaataatttttattttttttaagtgtttatgtatttgtttttgagagagtgtgtgtgcttgagagcgagtgggggaggggcagagagagagagagagagagagagagagaatctcaagttgTCAGTggagagctggatgcggggctcgatttcacgGCTGTGAGATTAcaatctgagttgaaatcaagagtcagacgcttagccgactgagtccctatttttattattttttcaagattttatttttaagtgatctctacacccaatgtggggctcgaacccacaaccctgagatcaagaattgtatgctctgctgactgagcccgccaggtgcTGCTAGTCTTTGTGACTCGTGACCTCTTACTGACCTTTGACCCCAAGTGTAGTCTCCATGACCTCTGACCTTTCAACCTCACCATCATCTTCTCAGCTACCCACAGGTAATAGGTTTCTAGAGCTGTTCTGTCAGATACTACAGTCACTAGCCACAGCCTGTTATTGAATCTTCagttaattaaagttaaattaaatgaaaaaagtcagtCCCTCAGGCACTCTAGCCACATTCGTGCTCAGTAGTCATGAGTCATGTGCTCAGCAGCAACGTGTGCCTGGgagctaccatattggacagggCAGATGTAGAGCATGTCCGTCATTGTGGAAAGTTCTATCGGACAGCACTCCTTTAGATTTTGTGGCGCTGCTTCCTCACCCCAGACTTTGGACTAACGTCCCATCTCCTGACCGTTGGTCGTTTTCTCCTACCCTCCTGACCCTcaccctcctctttctccacatttcccatttcttcatgtgtgtttatttttgagagcgagagagagagcgagagtggggaaggggcatgagagagggagacacagaatctgaggcagactccaggctctcgggggctgtgaggattcagtgaactctctctctctctctctctttttttttttaatgtttgtttgtttttNNNNNNNNNNgagagagagagagagagagcttgagtgagctggggaggggcagagagagggaggcagaggatctgaagtgggctctgagctgacagaagagagcctgatgtggggctcgaatccacgggccgcgagatcatggccggagctgaagtcagatgcttaaccgaccgagccacccaggggccccgattCAGTGAACTCTTGCCCATAACATGCTACTATAGGGTCTGGCTTTTGGTGTCCCCGAGTAAACATTAGCCTGTATAGTTACCATATTTCTACCTTGCTGACCCCCagcttcctttctccctcagTGTGAAGCCATTCTCACAGACACCGTTCTCGTTGTCACTGACCCCCCCATCTACTGACCTCCCAGGTAAGAGTCTGCTCTCCACCTTCCTTGTCTCCCCGCTCTCCTCAATCCCGgctgcctttccttccccttccattAATCAGGAAACGCATTTCTGTATAGGTCCAGGTCTGAGGAAAGCTGAGTGATAGAATTTGTAGTGGTTAATATCGTGGCCTCTGAATCCGGAGACGCTGGGTTTGTGTTCTGCCACTTGCTACCTAAAGGACGTTGAGGAGGTGTATTAGTCAAGATTCTTCCAGCTGCAAGTGGCAGACACTCAAATCAAGCTCgatgacacaaagaaaaagaaaaaaaaaaaagagtttgttgGCCTAGGTAACTGATATTTCAGGAGTTgtggcttcaggcatggctggatccaggggctcaaGTGGTAGTGTCAGATTTGCTTGGTTCTGCTTTCCCCTGTGGTGTGTGGTGGCTTCATtgccaggcaggctctgcccACCTGGCAAGAAAGACGGCTTCCGGAAGTCCATGAGGCTTTGGTCCTAAGAACTCACACTGGTGAAAGAGAACTCTCAGGTTCCACAGATTCATCAATTCGAAATGcctttggctgcaagtaacagaatgCCCAAGTTAATAGTGCCTTAAGTAATAAAGGCTTTAATGATTTCACCTAACAAGGAGTCTGGAGGTGGGGTGCTCCTGTGCTGGCTCAGCAGCTCAGCAATATCAGACCTGGCATCTCTAGAGGTCCTTTGGCCTCTTATTGTCCCAAGATGGCTGTTGTGATTCCAGGCATCATGTCTCAAGCGGCACTTGACCAGGGCCAAAAGCTTTCTCCTCCCCaagttctgtcttttttttttttttttcaacattttttatttatttttgggacagagagagacagagcatgaacgggggaggggcagagagagagggagacacagaatcggaaacaggctccaggctccgggccatcagcccagagcccgacgcggggctcgaactcacggaccgcgagatcatgacctggctggagtcggacgcttaaccgactgcgccacccaggcgcccctttctgtgtttttcattcaGGAAGAAACTCCTTCTCAGAAGCCCCTCAGCAGATTTCCCCTAACGTCTCATTGGCCAGGACTGTGTCACATGGCCATCTCTagttgcaagggaggctgggaaagtgaGTATGTAGCTTTTTTAGCTTCTAAGCGGAGGCAGGCAAGAGAGAAGAATGCTTGATGTATTTAATACATGTTAGCAATTTTtgttgtgcttttcttttctctttctctagggTACGAGCCCCCCCCAAGCCCTctcaccccctgccctgcccccacctgccccgtCACCCCCAGCCTGGCAGGCTCGGGCCCTGGGCACTGCCCGATTGCAGCTGGTAGAGTTCTCAGCCTTTGTGGAACCGCCGGATGCAGTCGACTCTGTGAGTGCAATTTTAGAATAGTcgctggcggggggtgggggggtgggggtcggaATGCAGAGAGTTATAGGGAGGGAAAGCATAAcgcggtggttctcaaactttagcaggTATCAGAATAACATGGAGGGCTTGTGGAAACACAGACTGCTGGGCTCCACCTTCAAATTCTGATGCGGTAgagtctggtgtggggcttgagaatttgcatttctaacccTCTCCCAGACAtttgttgatgctgctggtctggagaccacactttgagaaccactagcgTGGAGGGACTGGATGGTCATGGGGTCATGGTTAGGTTGCTCAGAGAAACTCCCCAGGCTGTTGCGTGTTCACTCGGGAAacatttttgagtgcctactgtgtgccaggctttgtgGTGGACCCTGGGAACCTGGAAAGGCAGGTCTTGTTTCTAGGCCTGAGCTTTTCCTGGCCTAGGATGGAGACAGATGCCATATTAGTCAGGGTGGGCTGACTGTTAGAAGAAATAACCCTAAACCCTCAGGGAATGAACATCCTAGAAGTTTCTCTCTCCTGTAACATTTCCATGTAGGTGTCCAGTAGGAGGCTTCCACACAGTGATTTCGGGAAATTCCAGGCTCCTTCCATTTTGTGGTTCTGACATTTTCTAGGGCTTCAGAATCTGCTGCTGGACTCCCTGCATCTGGCCAGCAGATGGTGGAAGGGAGAGACTCAAGAATTGTGCAGGAGGTTTTATGGATCTGGTTTGGAAGTGGCAACTATCAGGTTCTGCTCGcatcccattggccagaatttAGTCATGCGGCCACACCTAactgcaaaggagtctgggaagtgTAGTTTTGCTGCGTGAAAAGGAACAGGGGTTTGTGAACACATAGTAGTCTCTGCTACAGCCAAATAAACACCAATTGCTGGGTATGGTGGTCCTCTAAAACCCAAGTTAGATCAGGTTGAAACCCTCCCATCTCACTTGGAGCAAAGGCTAAAGTCCTCTCAGTTGCCCACAGGGCTGTGCACAATCTGACCCCCATTCCTGCTCTGTCCTCGCCTCCTGCCCTCATACCCTTGCCCACtctgctctagccacactggcttccatgctctttctcaaacacACCGGGcccactcctgcctcaggacctttgcatctGCTATTCTTGCCACCTGGAATATGTTTTCCTCAGATAGTTCCCACATTCTCCCTCCATTCACTCAGGCCTTTGCTTGTCTTCTCAGATTGGCTTTCCCAGACCACTTCATGGAAAATACCAGCTGCCATCACTCTTGACCCTCTTACTGTGAtttttgggaatttttttcaaagaagttgTCACTCTCTGAGATTTATATTATCTGTGggttgagttttaaatttttctttctttctcttaagctgtttttttaaagagtttattttgaagtaatctctacacccaacgtgaggctcaaacttataaccccaagagtcacatgctctaccgactgagccagccagggacccctaAAATTTTCCGTCTTTGCCAGCGGACTCCATGAGGCCAGAAATTTTGCCTGGTAGCCCTAGGGGCCAGAATAGTGCCCACACAGTAGGTCTCTCAGGAGATGTCTGTTGAATATTGAATATGTGCTGGGATAGGGGAGGCTCAAGTCTTTGTGGGTGTACAAAGGAGTCATTCTGCCTGGGAAGTTAGTGAAGGCTTCCTTGAGATGACAACAGTTCAGTTGGGCTTTGAGGGTTACATGGGAGTATACCACGTGCAGAACTTTATGTTCCAGAAAGAGCATGAAGTTCGcaggaaaacaaataattgaaTATGGTGGGGGCTGGTGAGGCTGCCGATAGGTGGGCAGGTGCTGGTTCTGGAGGACCTGGCATTGCCAAGCTAAGGGACCCAG
The Panthera uncia isolate 11264 chromosome E2 unlocalized genomic scaffold, Puncia_PCG_1.0 HiC_scaffold_19, whole genome shotgun sequence genome window above contains:
- the TEAD2 gene encoding LOW QUALITY PROTEIN: transcriptional enhancer factor TEF-4 (The sequence of the model RefSeq protein was modified relative to this genomic sequence to represent the inferred CDS: deleted 1 base in 1 codon), translated to MGEPRAGAPLDDGSGWTGSEEGSEEGTGGSEGAGGDGGPDAEGVWSPDIEQSFQEALAIYPPCGRRKIILSDEGKMYGRNELIARYIKLRTGKTRTRKQVSSHIQVLARRKSREIQSKLKDQVSKDKAFQTMATMSSAQLISAPSLQAKLGPAGPQASELFQFWSGGSGSPWNVPDVKPFSQTPFSLSLTPPSTDLPGYEPPPALSPPALPPPAPSPPAWQARALGTARLQLVEFSAFVEPPDAVDSYQRHLFVHISQHCPSPGAPPLESVDVRQIYDKFPEKKGGLRELYDRGPPHAFFLVKFWADLNWGPSGEEVGAGGSSGGFYGVSSQYESLEHMTLTCSSKVCSFGKQVVEKVETERAQLEDGRFVYRLLRSPMCEYLVNFLHKLRQLPERYMMNSVLENFTILQVVTNRDTQELLLCTAYVFEVSTSERGAQHHIYRLVRD